In Spodoptera frugiperda isolate SF20-4 chromosome 4, AGI-APGP_CSIRO_Sfru_2.0, whole genome shotgun sequence, a single window of DNA contains:
- the LOC118272705 gene encoding uncharacterized protein LOC118272705, with protein MRDDFFQDENVAVEIASGEVVAVAFNKLQIAPSESSGKSFFETFIEERCKRPKARAVIDFMVDVDTKCNHFERYGIDSLVELLFLGTCREHRQKGLAKLLCKTSIEVAKKLKDGPITPLKVEDLGPKYAFMKPRKPITKVPKLFTSMWTADGTKKIGKDLGFEVLVTVSLKDYFFEGKRFSDGLGFVTTCEGAAIKI; from the exons ATGAGAGACGATTTCTTCCAAGACGAAAAC GTGGCTGTTGAAATAGCGAGTGGAGAAGTAGTCGCAGTTGCTTTTAATAAACTGCAA ATAGCACCATCAGAGTCATCAGGAAAGTCATTTTTCGAAACGTTTATCGAAGAGCGTTGTAAACGACCAAAGGCTCGTGCTGTTATTGATTTCATGGTAGATGTCGATACTAAGTGCAATCATTTTGAAAG GTACGGAATCGATAGCCTCGTTGAACTATTATTTCTTGGGACTTGTCGAGAACACCGACAAAAAGGGCTTGCCAAACTGCTCTGCAAAACTTCAATAGAAGTAGCGAAGAAGTTGAAAGATGGACCAATTACCCCCTTGAAGGTCGAGGATCTTGGACCAAAATACGCTTTCATGAAACCTAGAAAGCCAATTACGAAAGTACCAAAGTTGTTCACCTCGATGTGGACAGCGGATGGTACTAAAAAGATAGGAAAAGATTTGGGTTTTGAAGTGCTGGTCACTGTGTCCTTGAAAGATTACTTTTTCGAAGGGAAACGTTTTTCGGACGGACTAGGTTTTGTGACAACCTGTGAAGGGGCTGCAATTAAGATTTAA